Proteins co-encoded in one Marinobacter qingdaonensis genomic window:
- a CDS encoding NAD(P)/FAD-dependent oxidoreductase encodes MAQNSERTLVVCGHGMVAQRFLEELVDQARVPFQRIVVFNGEARPAYNRIQLSALLSGDAEEDSLTLKPDDWFDRHGITVHHGEPVQAIDRQDRTVITATGRRQHFDTLVLATGSRPGRLGIPGEDLAGVRYFRDLDDTHHLIGQSQSRPRAVVIGGGFLGLEAAVGLQRRGVSVTVLHRSGHLLNRQLDTGAGQLLAEALTDKGLNILTGTSPLQLLGRDAVRAVQLSDQTLISADLVVIATGIVPNRELAEAAGLDCGRGIRVDARLQTSDPDIYALGECCELDDQTFGLVEPGYLQAQILAQVLATPARTAGFQHPVLATRLKISDLPVFSCGLPGPASGTESLISRDLETGRYSHLLVRDNRLVGAILLGHTGDGPWYQQLIAEGTDITPFRAQLPFGKPFCEAAA; translated from the coding sequence ATGGCCCAGAACAGCGAGCGCACCCTGGTGGTCTGTGGCCACGGCATGGTGGCCCAGCGGTTCCTGGAGGAGCTGGTGGACCAGGCCCGTGTGCCCTTCCAGCGGATCGTGGTGTTCAACGGCGAGGCCCGACCCGCCTACAACCGGATCCAGCTGTCGGCCCTGCTCAGTGGCGACGCCGAGGAAGACAGCCTGACCCTGAAGCCCGACGACTGGTTCGATCGCCACGGCATCACCGTGCACCACGGAGAGCCGGTGCAGGCCATCGACCGTCAGGACCGGACCGTGATCACCGCCACCGGCCGGCGCCAGCACTTCGATACCCTGGTGCTGGCCACCGGCTCCCGACCCGGGCGGCTGGGCATTCCCGGCGAGGATCTGGCCGGGGTGCGCTATTTCCGCGATCTGGACGACACCCACCATCTGATCGGCCAAAGCCAGAGCCGGCCCAGGGCGGTGGTGATCGGCGGCGGTTTTCTCGGCCTGGAAGCGGCGGTCGGCCTGCAGCGCCGGGGGGTGTCGGTGACCGTGCTGCACCGCAGCGGACACCTGCTGAATCGCCAGCTCGATACCGGCGCCGGCCAGCTGCTGGCCGAGGCCCTGACGGACAAGGGCCTCAACATCCTGACCGGTACCTCGCCGTTGCAACTGCTGGGCCGGGACGCGGTGCGGGCGGTCCAGCTCAGCGACCAGACCCTGATCAGCGCCGACCTGGTGGTGATTGCCACCGGCATTGTTCCCAACCGCGAACTGGCCGAGGCCGCCGGCCTCGACTGCGGCCGGGGCATCCGGGTCGATGCCCGGCTGCAAACCAGCGACCCGGACATCTACGCCCTGGGCGAATGCTGCGAACTCGACGACCAGACCTTCGGCCTGGTGGAACCCGGCTACCTGCAGGCGCAAATCCTGGCCCAGGTCCTGGCCACGCCGGCCCGGACCGCCGGTTTCCAACACCCGGTGCTGGCCACCCGACTCAAGATCAGCGACCTGCCGGTGTTTTCCTGCGGCCTGCCCGGACCGGCCAGCGGCACCGAATCGCTGATCTCCCGCGACCTGGAAACCGGCCGCTACAGCCACCTGCTGGTGCGCGACAACCGCCTGGTGGGCGCCATCCTGCTCGGCCACACCGGCGACGGCCCCTGGTACCAGCAACTGATTGCCGAGGGCACCGACATCACCCCGTTCCGGGCCCAACTGCCCTTTGGAAAACCATTTTGCGAGGCCGCGGCCTGA